One region of Candidatus Macondimonas diazotrophica genomic DNA includes:
- a CDS encoding PilZ domain-containing protein encodes MADTSTSPGGILNIAIKDKAALYEAYMPFLRNGGLFYPTIKPYRIGDEVLLLLTLMDDSERIAVAGKVAWITPAGAQNRRRAGIGVQFSAKDEGATQKRIEVYLAGALNKDQPTLTL; translated from the coding sequence ATGGCTGACACATCGACCTCTCCGGGGGGCATTCTCAATATCGCCATCAAGGACAAGGCGGCCTTGTATGAAGCCTACATGCCGTTCTTGCGAAACGGGGGGCTGTTCTATCCCACCATCAAGCCGTATCGAATTGGGGACGAGGTTCTGCTCCTCTTGACCCTGATGGACGATAGCGAACGGATCGCCGTGGCCGGGAAAGTCGCGTGGATCACACCCGCCGGCGCGCAGAACCGGCGGCGCGCCGGGATCGGTGTGCAATTCAGTGCGAAGGATGAGGGTGCCACCCAGAAACGCATCGAGGTATACCTAGCCGGTGCGCTGAACAAGGATCAGCCCACGCTGACCTTGTGA
- the waaC gene encoding lipopolysaccharide heptosyltransferase I, with amino-acid sequence MRLLIVKLSSLGDVVHTLPALTDAARALPGLRADWAVESGFSAIPARHPAVDRVIPISLRKLRTDPLTRRSWLDLWNSHRALRAQSYDLILDAQGLYKSAIVSSLCRGPTAGLSRMSAREPLASLAYRHCIEVPRPLHAVERVRRLFAGALGYSYPFMPPDYGLQRHGQGDARRLIFLHGTTWQSKHYPTESWKILIALAEKHGYRVALPWGNDAEKARAEILAQAGTRSEVLPASTLDGLMEILSLAAGVISVDSGLGHLACALGRPVVGLYGATDSSRTGLYGGMGQNLQANLPCSPCLKRECPQLAKDDPSPTPICYQRLEPAFVWSRLQRQMNRRIASVY; translated from the coding sequence GTGCGTCTATTGATCGTGAAACTTTCCTCGCTCGGTGACGTGGTCCATACCCTGCCGGCGCTCACCGATGCGGCGCGAGCGCTGCCGGGGTTGCGCGCCGACTGGGCGGTGGAATCCGGCTTTTCGGCGATTCCAGCCCGCCACCCGGCCGTCGATCGTGTCATCCCAATTTCGTTGCGAAAACTCCGGACCGACCCTTTGACGCGGCGCAGCTGGCTCGATTTGTGGAACAGTCATCGAGCGCTACGCGCCCAATCCTACGATCTGATCCTGGATGCTCAAGGACTCTACAAAAGCGCAATTGTCAGCAGCTTGTGCCGCGGGCCGACTGCAGGGCTGTCGCGCATGTCGGCACGTGAACCCTTGGCGTCGCTGGCTTATCGCCATTGCATTGAGGTTCCGCGCCCCCTGCACGCTGTCGAGCGGGTTCGCCGGCTGTTTGCTGGGGCTTTGGGCTATTCCTACCCGTTCATGCCACCGGATTACGGCCTGCAGCGCCACGGCCAGGGGGATGCGCGTCGCCTGATCTTCCTGCATGGGACCACCTGGCAGAGTAAGCATTACCCCACCGAATCCTGGAAAATCCTGATCGCCTTGGCAGAAAAGCATGGCTACCGGGTGGCGCTACCCTGGGGAAATGATGCAGAAAAGGCACGCGCCGAAATACTGGCGCAGGCCGGTACACGCAGCGAGGTGCTGCCGGCAAGCACGCTTGATGGGCTCATGGAAATCCTGTCCCTGGCAGCCGGCGTGATCAGCGTTGACAGCGGTCTGGGCCACCTTGCCTGCGCCTTGGGTCGACCGGTGGTTGGGCTGTACGGCGCCACTGACAGTAGTCGCACGGGGCTTTACGGGGGGATGGGACAGAATCTGCAGGCCAATCTGCCGTGCTCCCCCTGCTTGAAGCGCGAGTGCCCCCAATTAGCCAAAGACGACCCCTCACCGACGCCGATCTGTTACCAGCGTCTCGAACCCGCTTTCGTCTGGTCCCGGCTGCAAAGGCAGATGAACCGCCGAATCGCAAGCGTGTATTGA
- the tmk gene encoding dTMP kinase: protein MMPTARGRFITLEGAEGVGKSTHLPFISEWLRARGIEVVQTREPGGTPLAEGIRGLFLSCGGMPAESELLLLFAARASHLREVIEPALVRGAWVICDRFTDATYAYQGGGRGIDSAWIADLERRIQGHINPDRVLLLDAPVAIGRGRVAARRGAAVDRIEEEDDGFFERVRDVYLARARQPGYRLIDASGSVEAVQRLLVEALGDLIDPCRP, encoded by the coding sequence ATGATGCCGACCGCACGAGGTCGTTTCATCACTCTTGAAGGGGCCGAAGGTGTCGGAAAGAGCACGCATCTGCCGTTTATCAGCGAATGGCTGCGCGCACGCGGTATCGAGGTCGTTCAGACCCGGGAGCCGGGCGGCACCCCCTTGGCCGAAGGGATTCGCGGGCTGTTTCTGAGTTGCGGCGGGATGCCAGCGGAGAGTGAGCTCTTGCTGCTGTTCGCTGCGCGTGCCAGCCACTTGCGGGAGGTGATCGAACCGGCGCTGGTGCGAGGCGCCTGGGTGATCTGTGACCGTTTTACCGATGCGACCTATGCCTATCAAGGCGGAGGGCGTGGGATCGATTCTGCATGGATCGCCGATCTGGAACGAAGAATCCAGGGGCACATCAACCCTGACCGCGTTCTGCTGCTCGATGCACCCGTCGCGATCGGACGGGGACGGGTCGCGGCGCGGCGCGGCGCGGCGGTGGACCGGATTGAAGAGGAGGATGATGGGTTTTTCGAGCGGGTTCGGGACGTTTATCTCGCGCGGGCTCGCCAGCCGGGTTATCGGTTGATCGACGCGAGTGGCTCGGTCGAAGCCGTGCAACGCCTGTTGGTCGAGGCGCTGGGCGATCTGATCGATCCGTGCCGACCATGA
- the holB gene encoding DNA polymerase III subunit delta', with protein sequence MNSSRLDAAPVAEVLAPFPWQMRHWQRLAEARRQDRLAHAYLLAGPSGVGKRAFAQRLAASLLCLEPDAEHLPCGRCAGCLLQRAGSHPDFNLLEPQPGKTQISIEAIRELCTALAHTAHQGRFRVAVIRPAEAMTPQSANSLLKTLEEPGAGVVLMLVSDRPLAIMPTLLSRCQRLDFSIPAEDQVRAWLGPCADDEVSMQRLRVLSGGAPLQIREFLNGDVTQRLDCLAGEVTGILVGATDPLMVANRWAKEEPLELVGLWMARLGEEWARLRILAPNRFPVLLDGASSRIQNVVTRADIEDVLAYTTYVRRVRLWLSHGVANRLGLLESLLVPLATGLRDFRHQEPASQTI encoded by the coding sequence ATGAACAGCAGCCGGCTCGATGCGGCACCGGTGGCTGAAGTGTTGGCGCCTTTTCCCTGGCAGATGCGGCATTGGCAGCGGCTCGCGGAGGCACGCCGGCAGGACCGCCTGGCCCATGCCTATCTGCTGGCGGGCCCATCCGGGGTGGGCAAGCGTGCTTTCGCGCAGCGGCTTGCCGCCAGCCTGTTGTGTCTTGAGCCGGACGCCGAACACCTGCCGTGCGGCCGTTGTGCGGGTTGTTTGTTGCAGCGCGCCGGCTCTCACCCCGACTTCAATCTGTTGGAACCGCAGCCGGGCAAGACGCAGATTTCCATCGAAGCGATCCGCGAGTTGTGTACAGCGTTGGCCCACACCGCCCATCAGGGACGCTTCCGGGTTGCCGTGATTCGCCCGGCCGAAGCCATGACTCCCCAGTCGGCCAACAGTTTATTGAAGACGCTGGAAGAACCCGGGGCAGGGGTTGTTCTGATGCTCGTCAGTGATCGGCCGCTGGCCATAATGCCCACGCTGCTCAGTCGCTGCCAGCGGCTGGACTTTTCCATACCCGCGGAGGATCAGGTCCGGGCTTGGCTGGGTCCGTGCGCCGATGATGAGGTCTCGATGCAGCGATTGCGCGTCCTTTCAGGTGGGGCGCCACTTCAGATCCGGGAGTTTTTGAACGGGGACGTGACGCAGCGGCTCGATTGCTTGGCGGGAGAGGTCACCGGAATTCTGGTGGGGGCAACCGATCCACTGATGGTCGCCAACCGATGGGCAAAGGAAGAGCCGCTGGAATTGGTTGGTCTGTGGATGGCCCGGCTGGGGGAGGAGTGGGCACGGCTTCGCATCCTGGCTCCGAACCGTTTTCCAGTATTGCTCGACGGTGCTTCGAGCCGGATCCAGAATGTCGTCACACGTGCCGATATCGAAGATGTACTGGCGTATACCACCTATGTCCGGCGGGTCCGACTCTGGTTGTCCCACGGTGTTGCCAATCGCTTGGGCTTATTGGAGAGCCTGCTGGTACCGTTGGCAACGGGATTGCGGGATTTCAGACATCAAGAGCCCGCCAGCCAGACCATCTGA
- the pabC gene encoding aminodeoxychorismate lyase, with product MLSWVNGRPQDAVPVTDRGLSYGDGLFETILVASGQALGWALHMDRLARGCSALGLPPPPIDGLNADRAGLCAIGPDPAVLKIILTVGGTARGYARPDPFAWRRIVSLMPAPAWLRDDYESGIRVKWCRQLWFSDPDLAGIKHLNRLPQVRARAEWTDAGIAEGLMRDPEGRVIGGTMSNLFVIKDAVLATPNLTQCGIAGTMRARIMAIAHRLGWTVEETALSVMDCYRADELFVCNAVRGIRPIRQLESRMFRPGPVTRALQREFGFPWPVPEDAR from the coding sequence ATGCTGAGCTGGGTAAACGGTCGCCCTCAGGATGCGGTGCCGGTTACCGACCGCGGATTGAGCTATGGGGACGGCCTCTTCGAAACCATACTCGTGGCATCCGGGCAGGCTTTGGGCTGGGCGTTGCACATGGACCGTCTGGCACGGGGATGCTCGGCCTTGGGTTTGCCGCCGCCGCCGATCGACGGATTGAATGCGGATCGGGCCGGGTTGTGTGCCATTGGACCCGATCCGGCCGTGCTCAAGATCATTCTGACGGTTGGCGGGACGGCGCGCGGTTATGCCCGCCCCGATCCATTTGCCTGGCGCCGTATCGTCAGTCTCATGCCGGCACCAGCGTGGCTACGGGATGACTATGAAAGCGGCATTCGGGTGAAATGGTGCCGGCAACTCTGGTTCTCCGATCCGGATCTGGCCGGCATCAAGCATCTGAACCGGCTCCCTCAAGTTCGCGCACGGGCCGAATGGACCGACGCCGGCATTGCCGAGGGCTTGATGCGGGATCCAGAGGGCCGTGTGATCGGCGGGACCATGAGCAATCTGTTTGTGATCAAAGATGCGGTGTTGGCGACGCCTAACCTGACGCAGTGTGGGATTGCCGGAACCATGCGCGCGCGGATCATGGCGATTGCTCATCGGCTGGGGTGGACGGTCGAGGAGACAGCACTATCGGTGATGGATTGTTATCGGGCCGATGAACTCTTTGTGTGCAACGCGGTGCGGGGGATCCGTCCCATCCGGCAACTGGAGTCCCGAATGTTCAGGCCCGGGCCGGTCACCAGGGCCCTGCAGCGCGAGTTCGGTTTTCCCTGGCCTGTACCAGAGGATGCGAGATGA
- the mltG gene encoding endolytic transglycosylase MltG has protein sequence MTGSPSRPPVGWLRRFALLGALWVPAGLLAIGAGWGLMAHYQHTPLPGVVTARTIEISSGEGFAAIAHELEVQGVLGRRWPFMLLAVLEGKTRRIRAGEYRLMPGLTPQKLLDQLVNGDIRLHRLTLVEGWTFRQVRQAIQGHPELEQTIDDWRGESVMARLDRPGHSPEGQFFPDTYLFARGTPDWIVLEQAHRRLRKELASVWRTRDADLPLESPEALLTLASLIEKETAVSSERPQIAGVFIRRLRLGMPLQTDPTVIFALGADFDGNLTRAHLRQDHPYNTYRISGLPPGPIALVGRAALEAAAHPAPGRAVFFVSRGDGTHVFSETLEEHNRAVNCYQRRLCRGDAP, from the coding sequence ATGACCGGTTCGCCGTCTCGCCCGCCGGTCGGATGGCTGCGGCGGTTCGCTTTGTTGGGGGCGCTGTGGGTCCCGGCTGGCCTGTTGGCGATTGGCGCCGGATGGGGATTGATGGCGCATTATCAGCACACCCCGCTGCCGGGCGTCGTCACCGCCCGGACCATCGAGATTTCATCCGGCGAGGGATTTGCCGCCATTGCACATGAACTCGAGGTGCAGGGGGTGCTCGGCAGGCGATGGCCGTTCATGCTGTTGGCCGTTCTGGAGGGAAAGACGCGGCGAATCCGCGCCGGCGAGTATCGGCTGATGCCCGGCCTGACTCCACAGAAATTGCTGGATCAATTGGTCAATGGGGACATCCGTCTGCACCGACTCACGCTGGTGGAAGGATGGACATTCCGGCAGGTTCGGCAAGCCATCCAAGGCCATCCTGAGCTTGAACAGACCATCGATGACTGGCGCGGTGAATCCGTGATGGCGAGGCTTGACAGACCTGGGCACTCCCCGGAGGGCCAGTTCTTCCCGGATACGTATTTGTTCGCGCGAGGCACCCCCGATTGGATCGTGCTTGAGCAGGCCCATCGTCGTTTGCGAAAAGAACTCGCGTCGGTCTGGCGCACCCGTGATGCCGACTTGCCTCTGGAATCGCCTGAGGCGCTGCTGACGCTGGCCTCTTTGATCGAGAAGGAAACTGCCGTGAGCTCGGAGCGACCCCAGATTGCTGGGGTCTTCATCCGACGGCTGCGTTTGGGGATGCCGCTGCAGACGGATCCCACCGTGATTTTTGCCTTGGGTGCCGACTTCGATGGCAATCTCACACGGGCCCACCTGCGTCAGGATCACCCCTACAATACCTACCGGATCAGCGGACTCCCGCCCGGCCCCATTGCCCTGGTCGGCCGCGCCGCGCTGGAGGCTGCAGCACATCCGGCGCCTGGACGGGCGGTCTTCTTCGTCTCTCGCGGCGACGGGACGCATGTGTTTTCCGAGACGCTCGAAGAACACAACCGGGCCGTCAATTGCTATCAACGTCGATTGTGTCGGGGAGATGCGCCATGA
- a CDS encoding aminodeoxychorismate synthase component I yields the protein MHHQRLSTRPDLLALQARFPDHYPVLLESAASHPLTGRYDILPAFPEVVLEADGRGEGFLAELDAACRAEPMLAERPGLPFQGGWVVYLGYELAGAIEPRLMLPRSADDGLPMALAWRCPAALIHDHVLGETWAVAERSGDVDRLLADLVNTPARAAAVLPACHIQEADPSLHFEAIARAQRYIQEGDIFQANLSRLWEGEFSAPVVPEALYARLRQCNPAPYAALMRWGECAVLSSSPERLLQRAGAWIQTRPIAGTRRRAQDPAEDRALAEELVVHPKERAEHVMLVDLERNDLGRICQPGSVRVVERLQVETYAHVHHIVSAVEGMVRPEVGVAALLSALFPGGTITGCPKVRCMEIIAELEGVARGPYTGSIGYISRDGRMDFNILIRTAVLKGRRISLRAGGGIVADSDPARELAETRVKAEGLLRALEPEVC from the coding sequence ATTCATCACCAGCGGCTCTCCACCCGCCCTGACCTTTTGGCTTTGCAGGCGCGTTTTCCAGACCATTATCCCGTGTTGTTGGAAAGCGCCGCTTCTCACCCCCTGACGGGGCGTTACGATATCCTGCCGGCATTCCCCGAGGTTGTTCTGGAAGCGGACGGGCGGGGTGAAGGCTTTCTTGCGGAGTTGGATGCCGCCTGCCGCGCCGAGCCGATGCTTGCCGAGCGACCGGGCTTGCCATTCCAAGGGGGTTGGGTCGTCTATCTGGGGTACGAACTGGCTGGGGCGATCGAGCCGCGCCTGATGCTGCCCCGATCGGCCGATGATGGCCTCCCGATGGCACTGGCCTGGCGTTGTCCTGCTGCACTGATTCATGACCACGTGCTGGGTGAGACATGGGCTGTGGCCGAGCGGTCCGGTGACGTGGATCGCCTGCTGGCTGATTTGGTCAATACTCCCGCGCGGGCTGCAGCCGTTCTCCCGGCCTGCCACATCCAAGAAGCGGATCCGTCGCTTCACTTCGAGGCGATCGCACGGGCCCAGCGTTATATTCAAGAAGGCGATATTTTCCAGGCCAATTTGTCCCGTCTCTGGGAGGGCGAGTTTTCCGCACCCGTTGTGCCCGAGGCACTGTACGCGCGGCTGCGACAATGCAACCCAGCACCTTACGCGGCGTTGATGCGTTGGGGCGAGTGCGCTGTATTGTCCAGTTCGCCGGAGCGGTTGCTTCAGCGTGCGGGCGCCTGGATTCAGACGCGTCCGATTGCCGGGACCCGGCGACGCGCGCAGGATCCGGCTGAAGATCGGGCGTTGGCCGAGGAACTGGTCGTTCACCCCAAGGAGCGTGCCGAGCACGTCATGCTGGTGGATCTGGAACGCAATGATCTGGGGCGGATCTGTCAGCCTGGAAGTGTGCGTGTGGTGGAGCGGCTGCAGGTGGAAACCTATGCTCATGTGCACCACATCGTTTCTGCAGTTGAAGGGATGGTGCGTCCCGAGGTCGGGGTCGCGGCCCTGTTGAGCGCACTGTTTCCCGGTGGAACCATCACGGGTTGCCCCAAAGTACGGTGCATGGAAATCATTGCCGAACTGGAAGGTGTGGCGCGCGGGCCTTACACGGGTTCGATCGGCTATATCAGCCGGGATGGTCGCATGGATTTCAATATCCTGATCCGCACGGCCGTGCTGAAGGGGCGCCGCATCAGCCTGCGGGCGGGCGGCGGAATCGTTGCCGATTCCGATCCCGCGCGCGAACTGGCGGAGACACGGGTCAAGGCCGAAGGACTCTTGCGGGCGTTGGAGCCAGAGGTATGCTGA